One Pseudochaenichthys georgianus chromosome 7, fPseGeo1.2, whole genome shotgun sequence DNA segment encodes these proteins:
- the herpud1 gene encoding homocysteine-responsive endoplasmic reticulum-resident ubiquitin-like domain member 1 protein, whose protein sequence is MDVEDTEQKTITLLIKTPNQAQEDQAVEGVCPNWTVKDLKRHLSIVYTTKPATSDQRLIYGGKLLPDHLPIKDLFRQTDSFPTLHLVCATRTPAQGPLGARPKTKETEQPGAPRPQAGSGPPSPSDPSSSVQPPSSPSLRQRRHTSSPSAAAAHTAAPLSPPAWPVPPQMLQPAFPTYSLYSPQQLMWLQHVYARQYYMQYHAALAAAGTLPSAPATTIGQYPPVPAHQVPVPAPLANQNPIENLPANQNPVQDGAFINPGEANQNMRMNAQGGAVMEDEDDVERDWLDWMYSAARFGVLLMIVYFNSNLSRFLLVMSTLLLMYLHSVGWFPFRRRAQVQGPNPLQPPEVQHENRNPNAGEEPADRQREEPAAEEGGSEGHGPMAAVLVPPYRVSAMWTAWVFLKTFFSSLIPEVAQGMAN, encoded by the exons ATGGATGtggaggacactgaacaaaaGACGATAACTCTTCTGATAAAAACGCCCAACCAAGCTCAGGAGGACCAAGCCGTGGAAGGCGTCTGTCCAAACTGGACTGTGAAGGATCTAAAAAGGCATTTGTCGATCGTTTACACAACTAAACCG GCTACAAGTGACCAGAGACTGATCTATGGCGGTAAACTGCTGCCAGATCACCTGCCCATTAAAGACCTCTTCAGACAG ACCGACTCGTTCCCCACACTGCACCTGGTGTGTGCTACTCGGACTCCGGCCCAAGGCCCCCTGGGAGCTAGACCTAAG ACCAAGGAGACAGAGCAGCCCGGTGCCCCCCGTCCTCAGGCAGGCTCTGGTCCTCCGAGTCCTTCTGACCCCTCATCCTCAGTCCAGCCCCCCAGCTCACCCTCACTGAGGCAGAGGAGGCACACCTCTTCACCTTCAGCTGCTGCAGCTCACACAGCAGCCCCCCTGTCTCCACCAGCATGGCCAGT GCCTCCACAGATGCTCCAGCCAGCCTTCCCCACCTACTCTCTGTACAGCCCCCAGCAGCTCATGTGGCTCCAGCATGTTTACGCTAGACAGTATTACATGCAATA CCATGCAGCGCTGGCCGCAGCAGGCACTCTACCATCAGCACCAGCTACAACCATTGGCCAGTACCCTCCTGTTCCCGCCCACCAGGTACCTGTCCCAGccccattagccaatcagaacCCCATCGAAAACCTGCCCGCCAATCAGAACCCAGTGCAGGACGGTGCTTTCATCAACCCTGGGGAGGCCAACCAGAACATGAGGATGAACGCGCAGGGGGGGGCGGTGATGGAGGACGAGGACGACGTGGAGCGGGATTGGCTGGACTGGATGTACTCCGCTGCCAGATTTGGCGTTCTGCTCATGATCGTGTACTTCAACTCCAACCTGAGCCGCTTCCTGCTGGTGATGAGCACCCTGCTCCTCATGTACCT ACACTCTGTTGGCTGGTTCCCCTTTAGAAGACGAGCGCAGGTCCAAGGACCCaaccccctgcagccccctgaGGTCCAGCACGAGAACAGAAACCCTAACGCA GGGGAGGAGCCTGCTGACAGACAGAGGGAGGAGCCTGCCGCTGAAGAGGGCGGGTCAGAGGGACACGGACCAATGGCGGCAGTGTTAGTTCCTCCTTACAGGGTGTCAGCCATGTGGACGGCCTGGGTGTTCCTTAAGACCTTCTTCTCCTCCCTCATTCCTGAGGTTGCCCAGGGGATGGCCAACTGA